A single window of Streptomyces sudanensis DNA harbors:
- a CDS encoding cupin-like domain-containing protein: protein MALPDAVAGPSGPGGSAGVEVDRMSFDAFLATGPRGLYKADRPVVIELPDSVRGLGRDEVAARLAEMTVTLFTEPGDKNHPGRWETRDIKLREFFADERYLTGTDTWHRVVSNIRSSPADVNAVIGFDAEEFFGYGDALYAANLWISHRGVFTKNHFDEFENFNIALEGRKRFVIAPPGVRDYYPRSVLRGFGDKSRVFDLADADLERYPRLAAKLPQRRDFVLEPGHMLYLPLGWWHQAESLDEMNINVNFWLKSKKILRRPHVLGVALYTYAYRRLKGVYSYRPTEVNS from the coding sequence ATGGCACTACCTGACGCCGTGGCAGGCCCCAGTGGGCCGGGCGGGTCGGCGGGCGTGGAGGTCGACCGCATGTCGTTCGACGCGTTCCTGGCCACAGGCCCCCGGGGGCTGTACAAGGCCGACCGGCCGGTGGTGATCGAGCTGCCGGACAGCGTGCGGGGACTCGGCCGGGACGAGGTGGCGGCCCGCCTGGCCGAGATGACCGTCACCCTGTTCACCGAACCGGGCGACAAGAACCACCCGGGGCGCTGGGAGACCCGGGACATCAAGCTCCGCGAGTTCTTCGCGGACGAGCGGTACCTGACCGGCACCGACACCTGGCACCGGGTGGTGTCGAACATCCGCAGCAGCCCGGCCGACGTCAACGCCGTCATCGGCTTCGACGCCGAGGAGTTCTTCGGCTACGGCGACGCCCTGTACGCGGCCAACCTGTGGATCAGCCACCGCGGCGTGTTCACCAAGAACCACTTCGACGAGTTCGAGAACTTCAACATCGCACTCGAGGGCCGCAAGCGGTTCGTCATCGCCCCGCCCGGCGTACGGGACTACTACCCGCGGTCGGTACTGCGCGGATTCGGCGACAAGTCCCGGGTCTTCGACCTCGCCGACGCCGACCTGGAGCGCTACCCGAGGCTGGCGGCCAAACTCCCCCAGCGCCGCGACTTCGTCCTCGAACCCGGCCACATGCTCTACCTGCCGCTCGGCTGGTGGCACCAGGCCGAGTCGCTGGACGAGATGAACATCAACGTCAACTTCTGGCTCAAGTCGAAGAAGATCCTCCGCCGGCCGCACGTGCTCGGCGTCGCCCTGTACACGTACGCGTACCGGAGGCTCAAGGGCGTCTACAGCTACCGGCCCACCGAGGTGAACTCCTGA
- a CDS encoding ornithine cyclodeaminase family protein translates to MTAPVTLHAADMSGTRRMTRVIDVLGEMFADLAAGRTRSPARTVVEHGDHRVLLAGTAVWERRGVGSVKVTTLTPDNPERGLPLIHGIVVLTDLETGRITALLDGAELTAVRTGAVAALATRRCTPDDADDLAVIGAGVQAGALIRAVAAVRPIRTVRIHSRTRAGAERLAERVRGTAPAVRAIVCDTARDAVRDAPIVCTATSTAGTAPVVEADWVAPGAHVNVIGGTHPDAVELDPSLLAGAVVLVEDRTAALDGAGEVRAALARGLITAGDLRELGEPADRAEAVERTSVLRTVGMAIEDTAAALALSEEHGAAGPVDGPPAAATEEGAPDGRV, encoded by the coding sequence ATGACCGCCCCGGTGACGCTCCACGCCGCCGACATGTCCGGCACCCGGCGGATGACCCGGGTGATCGACGTGCTCGGCGAGATGTTCGCGGACCTGGCCGCCGGACGGACGCGGTCCCCGGCCCGCACCGTCGTCGAGCACGGCGACCACCGCGTCCTCCTGGCCGGCACCGCCGTCTGGGAGCGGCGCGGGGTGGGCAGCGTCAAGGTCACCACCCTCACCCCCGACAACCCGGAACGGGGCCTTCCGCTCATCCACGGGATCGTCGTGCTCACCGACCTGGAGACGGGGCGGATCACCGCGCTGCTGGACGGCGCCGAACTCACCGCCGTCCGCACCGGCGCGGTCGCCGCCCTGGCGACCCGCCGGTGCACCCCCGACGACGCCGACGACCTGGCGGTGATCGGCGCCGGGGTGCAGGCAGGAGCCCTGATCCGGGCGGTGGCGGCGGTGCGCCCGATCCGCACCGTACGGATCCACTCGCGCACCCGCGCCGGCGCCGAGAGGCTCGCCGAACGGGTCCGCGGCACCGCGCCGGCCGTCCGGGCGATCGTCTGCGACACCGCCCGGGACGCCGTACGCGACGCGCCGATCGTCTGCACGGCCACCTCGACCGCCGGCACCGCACCCGTGGTGGAGGCGGACTGGGTGGCCCCCGGAGCGCACGTGAACGTGATCGGCGGAACCCACCCGGACGCCGTCGAGCTCGACCCGTCCCTCCTGGCCGGTGCCGTGGTCCTCGTCGAGGACCGGACCGCGGCGCTGGACGGCGCGGGCGAGGTCCGGGCCGCCCTGGCCCGCGGGCTGATCACCGCCGGGGACCTGCGCGAACTGGGCGAACCGGCCGACCGGGCCGAAGCCGTCGAGCGGACCTCGGTCCTGCGCACGGTCGGGATGGCCATCGAGGACACCGCCGCCGCGCTGGCGCTGTCCGAGGAGCACGGCGCGGCCGGGCCGGTGGACGGCCCGCCCGCCGCGGCGACGGAGGAGGGAGCACCGGATGGACGTGTATGA
- a CDS encoding MaoC family dehydratase gives MTLRRVKDNEYVEEHGGDYEDFEPGMVIRHWPGRTLSEADNTWLTLLTMNQHPLHFDRHYGAGAEYGKVLVNSGITLCLVGGMTVQALSARAVANLGWDRVRLKDPVFVGDTLYATSRILGKRLSRSRPGQGIVTVETTGTKSTGETVIVFERSFMVRCREAAAPPEE, from the coding sequence ATGACCCTGCGCCGAGTCAAGGACAACGAGTACGTCGAGGAGCACGGCGGGGACTACGAGGACTTCGAGCCCGGCATGGTGATCCGGCACTGGCCGGGCCGCACCCTCTCCGAGGCCGACAACACCTGGCTGACCCTGCTGACGATGAACCAGCACCCGCTCCACTTCGACCGGCACTACGGCGCCGGGGCCGAGTACGGGAAGGTCCTGGTCAACAGCGGCATCACCCTGTGCCTGGTCGGCGGGATGACCGTACAGGCGCTGTCGGCGCGGGCGGTGGCCAACCTGGGCTGGGACAGGGTCCGCCTCAAGGACCCCGTCTTCGTCGGCGACACCCTCTACGCGACGAGCCGGATCCTCGGCAAGCGGCTGTCCCGGTCCCGGCCGGGCCAGGGGATCGTCACGGTGGAGACCACGGGCACGAAGTCGACGGGGGAGACCGTCATCGTCTTCGAGCGGTCGTTCATGGTCCGCTGCCGCGAGGCGGCGGCCCCGCCGGAGGAGTGA
- a CDS encoding ATP-binding cassette domain-containing protein encodes MTSLDSGEPLARLDSLVKRYRTSRGRYQTALDRFSMSVPARSVVGLLGPNGSGKTTALKALLGLVRVDSGRIRAFGHELPRCQHLAARRTGALIEGPAFTASLTGEHNLRLLAALHGVPESTVAEVLDLVGLTRDARRAYFGYSLGMKQRLGVAAALLPSPDLLVLDEPMNGLDPEAIRDLRPLLTHLRDDRGMTVLVSSHILAEVELVCDHVTIVRHGRVITEGELSRLVGGASDHVVLRLPGPASLRDTARAVLTGRGIRVGTVDGSRDPAELRVETGERVPAVLRILAEHDIYPDGIHHRSASLEDVYIRAIRAADADRGETRHD; translated from the coding sequence GTGACGTCGCTCGACTCCGGCGAACCGCTGGCACGGCTCGACTCGCTGGTGAAGCGGTACCGCACCTCGCGCGGCCGGTACCAGACGGCGCTCGACCGCTTCTCCATGTCGGTTCCCGCACGCTCCGTCGTCGGGCTCCTCGGCCCCAACGGGTCCGGCAAGACGACCGCCTTGAAGGCCCTCCTCGGACTCGTCCGGGTCGACTCGGGGAGGATCAGGGCCTTCGGCCACGAACTCCCCCGCTGCCAGCACCTCGCGGCCCGGCGCACAGGAGCGCTCATCGAGGGCCCCGCCTTCACCGCGTCCCTCACCGGGGAGCACAATCTCCGCCTGCTGGCCGCCCTGCACGGCGTTCCGGAGAGCACCGTCGCGGAGGTGCTCGACCTCGTCGGCCTCACGCGCGACGCCCGGCGCGCCTACTTTGGATACTCACTCGGGATGAAGCAGCGCCTCGGTGTCGCCGCCGCCCTGCTCCCTTCGCCGGACCTGCTGGTCCTGGACGAGCCGATGAACGGCCTCGACCCGGAGGCGATCCGCGATCTGCGCCCCCTGCTCACGCACCTGCGGGACGACCGGGGCATGACGGTGCTCGTCTCCTCGCACATCCTGGCCGAGGTGGAACTCGTCTGCGACCACGTCACCATCGTCCGGCACGGGCGCGTCATCACCGAAGGCGAACTGTCCCGCCTGGTGGGCGGCGCGTCCGATCACGTCGTCCTCCGGCTGCCCGGACCGGCTTCCCTGCGCGACACCGCCCGCGCCGTGCTCACCGGCCGGGGAATCCGCGTGGGCACCGTCGACGGCTCCCGGGACCCGGCCGAGCTGAGGGTGGAGACCGGCGAACGTGTCCCCGCCGTCCTGCGGATCCTCGCCGAGCACGACATCTACCCGGACGGGATCCACCACCGGTCCGCCTCGCTGGAGGACGTCTACATCCGGGCGATCCGTGCGGCGGACGCCGATCGGGGCGAGACCCGGCATGACTGA
- the dmpG gene encoding 4-hydroxy-2-oxovalerate aldolase translates to MKHVLIHDPTLRDGQHAVRHRLEPAALRRYAEAADAARIPVVEVGHGNGLGASSLQVGVAAASDDEMLSTVREALRHSRMGVFMLPGWGTSDDLRRAIAHGADVVRIGVHASETSLAERHLGFLRDADAEAHCVLMMSHMLSPAELADQAAQAVGYGAQAVGIMDSAGHFLPADVTARIGAIVEAVGTTPVIFHGHDNLGMAVANSVAAAEAGALIVDGCARGFGAGAGNTQIEVLVPVLERSGFTTGIDLYALLDAADLAERELMPAPPVTGSMSIVSGLAGVFSGFKHRVVELSEAAGVDPRDVFFELGRRQAIAGQEDLIVDVVADLSGRGTDS, encoded by the coding sequence ATGAAGCACGTGCTGATCCACGACCCGACCCTGCGGGACGGCCAGCACGCCGTCCGGCACCGGCTGGAGCCGGCCGCCCTGCGCCGCTACGCGGAAGCCGCGGACGCGGCACGGATCCCGGTGGTGGAGGTCGGCCACGGCAACGGCCTGGGCGCCTCCTCCCTCCAGGTCGGAGTGGCCGCGGCGAGCGACGACGAGATGCTGTCGACCGTCCGGGAGGCGCTGCGCCACAGCCGGATGGGCGTGTTCATGCTCCCCGGCTGGGGCACCTCCGACGACCTGCGGCGGGCGATCGCCCACGGGGCCGACGTCGTCCGCATCGGCGTGCACGCCAGCGAGACGTCACTGGCCGAACGCCACCTCGGCTTCCTGCGGGACGCCGACGCCGAGGCCCACTGCGTGCTGATGATGAGCCACATGCTCTCCCCGGCCGAACTGGCCGACCAGGCCGCGCAGGCCGTCGGGTACGGGGCGCAGGCCGTGGGGATCATGGACTCCGCGGGCCACTTCCTCCCCGCGGACGTCACCGCGCGGATCGGCGCGATCGTCGAGGCGGTCGGCACCACCCCGGTGATCTTCCACGGGCACGACAACCTCGGCATGGCCGTCGCCAACTCGGTGGCCGCCGCCGAGGCCGGCGCCCTGATCGTCGACGGCTGCGCCCGCGGCTTCGGCGCCGGAGCGGGCAACACCCAGATCGAGGTGCTGGTCCCGGTGCTGGAACGGAGCGGGTTCACCACCGGCATCGACCTGTACGCGCTGCTGGACGCCGCCGACCTCGCCGAACGCGAACTCATGCCCGCGCCCCCGGTGACCGGATCGATGAGCATCGTCAGCGGCCTGGCGGGGGTGTTCTCCGGGTTCAAGCACCGGGTCGTCGAGCTCTCCGAGGCCGCCGGCGTGGACCCGCGCGACGTCTTCTTCGAACTCGGCCGGCGGCAGGCCATCGCCGGCCAGGAGGACCTGATCGTCGACGTGGTGGCGGACCTGAGCGGCCGCGGGACGGACAGCTGA
- a CDS encoding HpcH/HpaI aldolase/citrate lyase family protein, whose amino-acid sequence MTGTARAIPRSILYTPALSLDRVVKAWSYDADVHLIDLEDSVPPAGKPAARQVCRAALEKTPRPENVAVRINELGSLAAVHDVLMMADSPVRPGIVVMTMVTSAAEVDLLRRTLASAGAHPEIYVTVETVEAVTGIDAVARSADGLVLGSADLAATLGVDITWEAMQATRQAMAMACARYGTACVDTANFRLAEPAVLTEETTRVRALGFHGKATVHPGELEVINRILRPRPDELERARRVTRAVSAADGGIAVLDGHMVGPPFARLARDTAARGDAWTNRFGGGPDGGTA is encoded by the coding sequence GTGACCGGCACCGCGCGGGCGATCCCGCGCAGCATCCTCTACACGCCGGCCCTGTCCCTGGACCGGGTGGTGAAGGCCTGGTCGTACGACGCGGACGTCCACCTGATCGACCTGGAGGACTCCGTACCGCCCGCCGGCAAACCGGCCGCCCGGCAGGTCTGCCGGGCCGCGCTGGAGAAGACGCCCCGTCCGGAGAACGTCGCGGTCCGCATCAACGAGCTCGGGAGCCTCGCGGCGGTGCACGACGTGCTGATGATGGCCGACAGCCCGGTGCGGCCCGGCATCGTCGTGATGACGATGGTGACCTCCGCGGCCGAGGTCGACCTGCTGCGGCGGACCCTGGCGTCGGCGGGCGCGCACCCGGAGATCTACGTGACGGTGGAGACGGTCGAGGCGGTCACCGGCATCGACGCCGTCGCGCGCTCGGCCGACGGCCTGGTGCTCGGCTCGGCCGACCTGGCCGCCACGCTCGGCGTCGACATCACCTGGGAGGCCATGCAGGCCACCCGGCAGGCGATGGCGATGGCCTGCGCCCGGTACGGCACGGCGTGCGTCGACACCGCCAACTTCCGGCTCGCCGAGCCGGCGGTCCTCACCGAGGAGACCACCCGGGTGCGGGCCCTCGGCTTCCACGGCAAGGCGACGGTCCACCCGGGCGAACTCGAGGTCATCAACCGCATCCTGCGGCCCCGGCCCGACGAACTGGAACGGGCACGCCGGGTGACGCGGGCCGTGTCGGCGGCCGACGGCGGGATCGCCGTCCTGGACGGCCACATGGTCGGCCCGCCGTTCGCCCGGCTGGCCCGCGACACCGCGGCCCGCGGGGACGCCTGGACGAATCGTTTCGGCGGCGGCCCCGACGGCGGGACCGCATGA
- a CDS encoding aminopeptidase P family protein translates to MTSENQPKAGHRGTPTNTAFREFMASGWAASDDRPPTPRAEAADHAARRREALSQRFPGERLVIPGGGLKVRSNDTDYTFRPHTAFAHLSGLGAQADPDSVLVLHPRPEGGHHAVLYFRPPAPRDTEEFYVDSRYGEFWVGSRPTVADVESQLGLTARHIDSLADDLAKDDAARLRVVRSADPQLAELVDATRAQAGTTLSAEQQEEADQELARHLSGMRLLKDEWEVGEMRKAIAATHKGFEAIIATLPEAVRKGRGERWVEGIFGLYARHEGNGVGYESICASGDHANTIHWTRNTGDVREGDLILIDAGIEVDSLFTADITRTLPVTGRFTDVQRRIYDAVYEAQQAGMAAVKPGNRFSDIHAAANEVIARRLHEWGLLPEGVTLEQTLDPERGGWHRRWMVHGTSHHLGMDVHDCQLLLREEYMDGELKPGMILTVEPGLYFKADDLLAPEEFRGIGVRIEDDVLVTEDGCENLSAAMPSTSHEVEEWMARVLGSAGA, encoded by the coding sequence ATGACGAGCGAGAATCAGCCCAAGGCAGGCCACCGCGGCACCCCCACCAACACCGCCTTCCGCGAGTTCATGGCCTCCGGATGGGCCGCCTCCGACGACCGCCCGCCCACCCCCCGCGCCGAGGCCGCCGACCACGCGGCCCGCCGGCGGGAAGCCCTGTCCCAGCGGTTTCCCGGCGAGCGGCTCGTCATCCCCGGCGGCGGTCTGAAGGTACGCAGCAACGACACCGACTACACCTTCCGGCCGCACACCGCCTTCGCCCACCTGTCCGGGCTCGGCGCCCAGGCCGACCCCGACAGCGTCCTCGTGCTGCACCCCCGCCCCGAGGGCGGGCACCACGCCGTCCTGTACTTCCGCCCGCCCGCCCCGCGGGACACCGAGGAGTTCTACGTCGACTCCCGGTACGGGGAGTTCTGGGTCGGCTCCCGCCCGACCGTCGCGGACGTCGAGTCGCAGCTCGGCCTCACCGCCCGCCACATCGACTCCCTCGCCGACGACCTCGCCAAGGACGACGCCGCCCGGCTGCGCGTGGTCCGGTCGGCCGACCCGCAGCTCGCCGAGCTCGTCGACGCCACCCGCGCCCAGGCGGGGACGACCCTCTCCGCCGAGCAGCAGGAGGAGGCCGACCAGGAGCTGGCCCGCCACCTGTCCGGCATGCGGCTCCTCAAGGACGAGTGGGAGGTCGGCGAGATGCGCAAGGCGATCGCCGCCACCCACAAGGGATTCGAGGCGATCATCGCCACCCTCCCCGAAGCCGTCCGCAAGGGGCGCGGCGAGCGGTGGGTCGAGGGCATCTTCGGCCTGTACGCCCGGCACGAGGGCAACGGAGTCGGCTACGAGTCGATCTGCGCCTCCGGCGACCACGCCAACACCATCCACTGGACGAGGAACACCGGCGACGTCCGCGAGGGCGACCTCATCCTGATCGACGCCGGCATCGAGGTCGACTCCCTGTTCACCGCCGACATCACCCGCACCCTCCCGGTCACGGGCCGCTTCACCGACGTGCAGCGCAGGATCTACGACGCCGTCTACGAGGCGCAGCAGGCCGGCATGGCGGCGGTGAAGCCCGGCAACAGGTTCAGCGACATCCACGCCGCCGCGAACGAGGTCATCGCGCGCCGCCTGCACGAGTGGGGCCTGCTCCCCGAGGGGGTCACGCTCGAGCAGACCCTCGACCCGGAGCGCGGCGGCTGGCACCGCCGCTGGATGGTCCACGGCACCTCCCACCACCTGGGCATGGACGTCCACGACTGCCAGCTCCTGCTGCGCGAGGAGTACATGGACGGCGAGCTGAAGCCGGGCATGATCCTCACGGTCGAGCCGGGCCTGTACTTCAAGGCCGACGACCTCCTCGCCCCGGAGGAGTTCCGCGGCATCGGAGTGCGCATCGAGGACGACGTGCTGGTGACCGAGGACGGCTGCGAGAACCTCTCCGCCGCGATGCCGAGCACCTCCCACGAAGTCGAGGAGTGGATGGCGCGCGTCTTGGGCTCCGCGGGCGCCTGA
- a CDS encoding septum formation family protein translates to MGRSLLLRLVAVAAVVSVAGCATTGGGVPEEAAPAPSRPADPVKGLPTGRPVPFSSLTAGMCSNDDGAVTAAEPVGVVDCATPHRFEVLAKVRVPGGPDAPFPGRNTLVGQLTKACDPILEPLVAAARGSRIGMQLLPFDEKSWKDGNRTGYCAVTFPEPVTGTVGA, encoded by the coding sequence ATGGGTCGTTCCTTACTCCTCCGGCTGGTCGCCGTCGCCGCCGTGGTGTCCGTCGCCGGCTGCGCCACCACCGGGGGCGGCGTACCGGAAGAGGCGGCGCCTGCGCCGAGCAGGCCGGCCGACCCCGTGAAGGGCCTGCCGACGGGCAGACCGGTCCCCTTCTCCTCCCTCACCGCGGGCATGTGCTCCAACGACGACGGAGCCGTCACCGCCGCCGAACCGGTGGGCGTCGTCGACTGCGCCACCCCGCACCGCTTCGAGGTTCTCGCGAAAGTACGCGTTCCCGGCGGACCGGATGCGCCGTTCCCGGGGCGGAACACGCTCGTCGGACAGCTCACCAAGGCCTGCGACCCGATCCTGGAGCCGCTCGTGGCCGCCGCGCGCGGCAGCCGTATCGGCATGCAGCTGCTGCCCTTCGACGAGAAGTCCTGGAAGGACGGCAACCGCACCGGCTACTGCGCCGTCACCTTCCCGGAACCGGTCACCGGAACGGTGGGCGCGTGA
- a CDS encoding aminotransferase class I/II-fold pyridoxal phosphate-dependent enzyme encodes MSERKTITPTHRYRNNDRLVGIGNAFWNTSYEHGVAGIVGDLRDGVFHMPDGHEFVNFTVCSYLDLDTHPKVIDGAVAALRRFGVLDHCIPRTRVQTPVLLELEESLGELFGAMVISAISTAAASTGLLPLIASGHLGNGTRPLMVFDKNAHVSMANAKPNCADETEVVTCRHHDLDFIEDMCRTYERVCYVVDGSDSLGGYAPVDELAELQERYNLLVFYDDSHSLSAYGERGIGYVRSHCPVLDERTITVATLSKGFGAGGTAIMLDGYPEETRRLVERFAGPLGYSQKMNAAAVGAALASAEIHRTEELVRLQGRLRSNIALFDSLIATEQSGSTYPIRVVPMTDETVVDAAKQVFTAGFYTSPVFFPIVARGTAGLRVMLRAGQTEEQIRRLCSALEAAGAPRADALPETAAR; translated from the coding sequence ATGAGCGAGCGCAAGACCATCACGCCCACCCACCGGTACCGCAACAACGACAGGCTCGTCGGGATCGGCAACGCCTTCTGGAACACGTCCTACGAGCACGGCGTGGCCGGCATCGTCGGCGACCTGAGGGACGGCGTGTTCCACATGCCCGACGGGCACGAGTTCGTCAACTTCACGGTCTGCTCCTACCTGGACCTGGACACCCACCCCAAGGTCATCGACGGCGCCGTCGCCGCACTGCGCCGCTTCGGCGTGCTGGACCACTGCATCCCGCGCACCCGCGTCCAGACGCCGGTGCTGCTGGAGCTGGAGGAGTCGCTGGGCGAACTGTTCGGCGCGATGGTGATCAGCGCCATATCCACCGCGGCGGCCAGCACCGGCCTGCTCCCGCTGATCGCCTCCGGGCACCTCGGCAACGGCACCCGGCCGCTGATGGTCTTCGACAAGAACGCCCACGTCTCGATGGCCAACGCCAAGCCGAACTGCGCCGACGAGACCGAGGTCGTCACCTGCCGCCACCACGACCTCGACTTCATCGAGGACATGTGCCGCACCTACGAGCGCGTCTGCTACGTAGTGGACGGCTCCGACAGCCTCGGCGGCTACGCGCCCGTCGACGAACTGGCCGAACTGCAGGAGCGGTACAACCTCCTGGTCTTCTACGACGACTCGCACTCGCTGTCCGCGTACGGCGAGCGCGGCATCGGCTACGTCCGCTCGCACTGCCCGGTGCTGGACGAGCGGACCATCACCGTGGCGACCCTGAGCAAGGGCTTCGGGGCCGGCGGCACGGCGATCATGCTCGACGGCTACCCGGAGGAGACGCGCCGGCTCGTCGAGCGGTTCGCCGGCCCGCTGGGCTACTCGCAGAAGATGAACGCCGCCGCCGTCGGCGCGGCGCTCGCCTCGGCCGAGATCCACCGCACCGAGGAACTCGTCCGGCTCCAGGGGCGCCTGCGGTCCAACATCGCGCTGTTCGACTCGCTGATCGCGACCGAGCAGTCCGGCAGCACCTACCCGATCCGGGTGGTGCCGATGACCGACGAGACGGTCGTCGACGCCGCCAAGCAGGTCTTCACGGCCGGGTTCTACACCTCGCCGGTGTTCTTCCCGATCGTCGCCCGCGGCACCGCCGGACTGCGCGTGATGCTGCGGGCGGGCCAGACCGAGGAGCAGATCAGGCGGCTCTGCTCCGCGCTGGAGGCCGCCGGGGCGCCCCGGGCGGACGCGCTGCCCGAGACGGCGGCCCGGTGA